GTTTTTAGGAGTTGCAACTTTAAAAAACAACTGATTTAACATCCAAATTTAACAAATTGAAAACTTAATCAACATTAAATCATATCAACAAAAATTGAAGTTAAAATTACTCACCGGTTTCACTGTCGCAAAAATATTTATTCATCAATACCTcagggtccatatccttgaggTCTCGATAATCATGAGCAAGGAGCTCTTTCATAAGCTTTCTGTCATCTTCTCTATGTTCACTTCGCCTAGCTACCTGAGCTTCCAATATATATGGATACATCTTTTTGTTACCACTCTTGTAATCATTTATCATCTCTTTAAAATCCTCGGTATCGCAATAAAAGTAACTTCCGGGAACATGCGTTGGGAGATAGAAAACTTTGTTGAatagagcagaagaagaagatgagtgaGGGAGTAATAAACTAGGGTTTGATCTGGGGACCGGATCAACATGGGTAAATGTTGGCGACACGAGTAGAGAGAAGAAGAACCACCGATTTTGTGTAAAGTTCGTCTCATTACTTTGTGCATTTTTCAATCGAAATTTAACACTTGATCTGCGATCTGGGGATTGATTCTGGCCATCtcagtatttttttttgtttgttttttctttgtttgtgATGGTAACATTATCAAATTTAGAGTAATAAATTTGGATAAATTTGGAGAGAAATTTTCTGACCCACCGTATATATTTTACCTGAGTAGTTTGTAGCCTAGGTAAATTATTAGAGGCCTACTATTTTTTCTTGTTGATACCAAGCCTTGAATCCATGACCCTCGGTATGGACCGGTTCTCGCCTCATTTCCATGCAATCCATTGAACTACGGATtttaaatttggcatccgcatccaattcaTATCCAACGGATTTTGCATctaatggatgcacggatggacggattggatgcggataatctaatggatttgttttagttaaaatttatagtaaaggaaataagccaacacaaatgactccttataaaacctacatatcctatatatgtatacaaatataaatatgtcatgtacaacaccccaagcaaacatcttaaaaattcctaaatgatcCATAATATTTTTTAGAGCTATATAAATTCCtttaatttaacggatatggatgtccaacggattttcaaggttgtatCCGGGCCCGATCCAttgtccgttggatttcaaaaacttCATCCACATCCAACCCATTAACAAACGGTTTGGACATCCATCCGCAAAtgaacggttggtcccggttaaatccgtgGATTACGgtccaaatgctcacccctacccTCGGTTATGGAGTATGAAAGGAAACCATGTACCTGTACCATTAGGCCCAGGGAGGTGTTGGTTGAGGACTGTAATTGGTTATGGAGTGTCTAGATTGAACAAAAGACTAGTTTAGCCTCAAATTGATCctagtcttttctttttttttaaacaaaaggAAAAGTATTTTTTAGATTATATTACATAACATCAGGCTTTCTTCTTCATCCCTTACAATATCGGCTAACCAAACTGGGATGGTATTCCAAAAATCAAAagaagctttttttttttctagcTTTGTTAGCCAGATTATGAGTTGTGATGTTGCCTGTTCTCTTAACATGACTGACCTGACATACATTACTACTAGACAAGAGATGCTTTATTTCTTCTACAATCCCCTGACTCCACCAATTTACATAAGGGGTAGCATCTATGATAGTTTTAACTAGATTAAGACAATCCGGCTCGAACATTACATATTTTAGATTCAGAGAGTTAGCCCATAACACTGCTTCTTTGAAGTCCAAGCACTCTACTTGTTCCGCATCTAGCCCTCCATAGATGAATCTTCCCTTGATGCCTTGGATCCTTCCTGCACAATCACGAGCTATTAGACCAACCCCAAATTGCTTATCATCAAAAGAAGCATCGATATTGATTTTGATGTAATTTCTGGTGGGGGTATCCATTTAGTATTAATACTACTACTAGGAATAGTATTATTTTGAGGCATTGTTGTGCTAAGGGACTGAACCATACTGCGAATCCTCTTGAAAGTTTCAAGGTTACTTGGttttttgtttctaaattttTTGCCACACCTATTCTTCCATAAAAACCAAGTTGTTATCATGAGAAGTAAGGTATAGTCCTCCGAAACCGACTGTTGAGAGAACCAACTGATGATCCATGACAGTAGTGAAGTGTGACTTGCTTGCACATTGTGAGTGTTGATATTCAGTAGAAACCAAATTGATCTTGCATAGTCACAGTTGAGGATTAGATGCGTTAAATCCTCCTGGTGTGAAGAACAGTGTGGGCAAGTGATTTCTATGTCATGTTTATATCTACTAAATTTAGCTCTTGTCGGAACAATGTCTTTTAGATATTTCCAAATGAAAAGCTTCATTTTATGAGGAGCTCTAACTTTCCACGAGCGCTTCCAAGTTTGTTTTTGAACTGGTTTCTGTTGTTGAAGTTGTCTATAAGCCAGAGAAGTTAAGACCTTGTAAGCCGATTTGACTGAAAATTTTCCTGTGTGATTAGGTTTCCAGACTAGAGTATCACTTCCCTGCTGACTGAGATACATATTTCTAACGAGAGTTGTTGTGTCTTTTGGGAATATTACATTTATAAGTGGGATATTCCATCTTCTTGGATTTTgcagcattaaatcagaaacatAAACTACTCTAATTGGTTCCCTGAAATTTTCTTTCGGTATTGGTGGATGACCTAAGCCTACTACCCACTTATCATACCAAATCAAGGTTTTTGTTCCACATTTCACATTCCATCTGTGAAATTTCCTAACTTGTTGAAGACCTTCCTCAACTCCTTTTCAAATCCAATAAgagttttgttgttctttttgtaGGTGGAGGAATTCACAATGTGGAGAATATTTCGACTTAAGTATTTTAACCCACAACTGATCTGACTCCATACAAAGTCTTCAAACTAATTTTGTAATTAGTGTCATATTGTATTGTTCTAGATCTCTGAATACTAGACCTCATCACATTTAGAGAAAGAAAGGGAATTCCAAGCAATAAAATTGATTCCCCTATAACTTTTATGTCCCCAACAAAACTTCCTTTGAGTAACATTCAATTTGTTTATTAAGTGCTTAGGGAGTTTGAAGTTGCCCATGTAGTGTACTGGAATTGTGTTCAAGACTGATTTAACCATGGTGGATCCGGCTGCCATGTTTAGCAGTTTAGAATTCCATCCTTGGAGTCTATTTTCGAAGACATCATTGATATAATGAAAATCATTAACTTTGTTCCTCCCCAATAATATTGGGACTCCCAAATACTTGTCTGGAGAACATAATTGCTTGACACCTAAAGTATTGACAATATTTTGCTTTTCTGCTAGAGATATCTCCTATAATGAAAGCTGCAGACTTTGTGAAGTTTATAGACTGTCCTGAAAGTTCTCCAAAATTTTGAAGAATATGCAAGATGTGTTCAAAACTTCTTTGATCTGCTTGAAAAAACAACAAGCAATCATCTGCGAATAACAAATGATTGATTGAATGAACATTTTTAACTACCTTAATGCCTTGAATTTGTTGGTTTTGCTCTGCTCTGTTAAGACTTTTAGTGAGAAACTCCATTGCAATGATGAAAAGATAAGGGGACAGGGGGTCCCCTTGTCTTAATTCTCTAGTAGGAATGTACTCATTACAACATCCACCATTTAGCTTAATAGAGATATAAGTAGTACTTACACATTGTTGTATAAGTAGTttccaatcttcagaaaaacccaGGCAGTTCCACATTTTGTCTATAAATTTTCATTCCAATTTATCGAATGCCTTTGACATGTTTAGCTTAAGAGCTATCTGAGCTGATTTCTTCTTACACTTCTTCATTTAGTGGATTATTTCATGAGCTATTATAAGGTTGTCGTTAATGAATCTTTTTGGGACATAAGAAGCTTGGGTAGGGGAAATTATTTTGTGCATGAGAGGTTTCATTATGAGAACCAATAACTTGGAAAAGATCTTATAAGAAATATTACAGAGACTGATTGCCTGAAGTTCAATGAGGTTTGAGGATGTTTGGTTTTAGGAATTAAAGAGATGGAAGTTTTATTGATACTTTGAGGCATCTTCTTGGATGAAAATAACTCTTGCACCATTGAAGTAATGTCATCTCCAACTGTAGCCCATTGAGTTTGGAAGAAACCATCTAGGAATCCATCTGGTCCCGGAGAATTCCAACTTTTCAACCCTTTAACCACATTATAGATTTCATCTTTTGTTGGCATACTCAGTAAGATATCATTTTCCATTGGAGTAATGACTGGCTGAATATGATCAAAAGAAGAATCATTGATAATTGGCTTGGTAGAGGTAGTTATTTTAGAAAAATGGTCTTTGATTAAACCTGCTAGCTCTTATCTAGTTTGGTACCACTTTCCATTCAAATCTCTCAGAGTTGTAATGTTATTCCTTGACCTTCTAGGATTTGCTAGGGCATGGAAATAAGCTGTATTATTGTCAGCATCAAGAATCCATTGATAACCTGATTTTTACTGCCAGTAATCTGCTTCTATCTTCTTCCAGTGATTGATCTGATCAatgatattttgattttgagtacTATTTTGATCACTATGGGGCTTAGATTGGACATATTGGAGCTGAGTTTTTAGAGCAGATATATGTTGTTGTATATGGCCAAAATGATTTATATTCCATTATGCTAGATGTCTTCTAGCGATGGATAGTTTACTTCCAAGATTATTAGAATTTCCTCTAGCAGTAGAGCTATCCCAAGAATTTGTGATAGTCTGAGCACACGTAGGATCCTTTAGCCAGCATCTATAAAACTTCCAAGCATTTTTTTGTTTGATGCAATCAACTTCTGTGACTAAGAGAACTTGGCAATGATCTGAACTAATGAATGGGAGGTGATATACCTTTGAGTCTGGAAATTGAATTTTCCACTGAGCATTGTTCAGCGCTAgatcaattctagctcttttataACCCTTTCCATTTGTTTTATTTGTCCATGTGTAGTTACTACCCACAAATCCCACATCCATTAGACCAGCAACATCAATATTATTACAAACCCATTGATTTATTTAGGTACTATAAGAACTCTCCCCTTTACTGAGATGAACATTTAAATCACCCATAACTACCCAAGGATGGAAGACATTCTCAACTAGTTCTTTAATAAAactccattgttgttgtttcaaCTCATTATAAGTTGATCCATACATACAGGTAAGAAGCCATTCTTCTTTGGCGGGATTAGATGTTATTAACAAATGGATCATGTTATCTTTTGAGCAGACTATATCACAAGGGAATCCATGTTTCCACAAGAGAATTAAACCTCCAGATATTCCAATAGAACTAATGAGCAAAGAGTTTGGGTAGCAGTACGGTTGTATGAAAGCTTTATCTTTGTCCTCactaatttttgtttccactaaaaAGATAATATCCTGACTATGAATTCTTATAATCTCTAGCAGATAATCCCTAGAATCCTTGGAACCAAAACCTTGAACATTCTAGGTtagaattttcatttttttaagatTAATGCAGAAGATTGAGAGAAACAAAGATAACAACTAAGAGAATTGAACTGAAATATGCAATTTTTAAAACACGAGTTACTGAAACTACAATTGGATTAAAAGAAATTATAATGGAATACCTGATCAGCAGCAGATGGGGCTTTTTCTTTGAACCTTCGAGCGTAGTTTTGCTCTGAGATTGTCCCTTGATAAGGAGGATACAAGTTAGGTGTGCAATTTGGATCATCAATTATTACATGAGTGTTTGAAGTATATATTTCATGTTGATTAGAAGAgttttggatggtttgattttgcTCATACTGAGAAATTAGGGCTTCAATATGACCTTTAAAAGCTCCTGATTGATGAAAATTCGCTGGATCTATGTTTTGGGCATTGTAATCATCAAAAGAAACATCAAATCCACTCATATCAAGATAGTTTCTAAGCAAATTCCTATCAATTTTTTCACCTAAAATTTCCCCACTTTGATTTTCCTCTCTAATGTTATGAATTGCAGTATATTTCAGAATATTAGTTGGGTACTGGGTGAAATTTTCTAAGGGTTGAGAAGATGATTTACCCCTATTGCTAGACTCCCCTTGATCCATTCTTAGTCTCTTTCCATGCCTAAGATATGAGTTATCTTTATCCCTTCCTCTGGAAATATTAACTTGAAGCATACCTTGGTTATTACACCCAATTGAGATTTGGGATTCCATTTGAGTCGTTGTGTCAGCCAGCCGATTCCCCAATAAATCTTGCTCAACATTTTTTCCTTCACCCTCAGCGACCTCATTTGCCTCCTCCTGTTGACTTGCATTTAAGACAACAACCTGATTTTCCTCAATAACTATTGCATGTTGGTTTTCCTGATCGGTTTGCATGGTTGAAACTTGAGAGCCACTACTCTTTGAACCTCTTGTATCTGGATTATTCCATGACGGGGGATCAAGAATAGATTTAGATGAGAGATACCctctttgttgttgaagaatttttttttcaatggCTTCGCATTCTTGTTACTTGTGGTCTATTGTGTAACAGTAGTTACACAAGTTAAAAGGTTGCTTCTCGTAAAATAACCTAATCCACACCTCTTCTCCTACTGTGTTTTTCATCCAGAAACCTCTACGCAATGGATCACGAACATCGATCAAGACTTGTACTTTTTAAACTTTCCCTTTGGTATTATGCAATCTCGAGGGTCTAAATCCTTGACTTCTCTCATAGATGCCGCTATACTTTCTACGATGGGTTGATTGGAAAATTCTGGTTGCATGTTATATAGACGCATCCATAAGAGTTGCTTAGTCAAATCTGCGTGAGATCTTGGTATGTTTGGATTCCATGGCTCCGTGACTAAGAGGTCACCTTCAATATACCAAGGTCTTAACTTCAAAACCAATTCATACTCCTCTTCTATATAAAACTTGATCATTAGACTgtcatcttcttccttttttatGAAGATATCCTTAATCCTCGTCCATAGATTCTTCAGATCTCTATCTAACTCACTCACTGAATATTGTTTGTCTAAGTAAATTTTAGATAAAAAACAAAACTTCCATTGTTTAGCTCCTTCTAACAAAACTTCTGCTGAGATATCTGGTTGTTTTAGAGCTCTAAGCCTTTTAGATATGAACGTGGTCTCCATTTTTTGTTGTACTTCACTGAGTTGATTGTCCATAGTGAATGAAGAGTAAGAGTAAAATAGGAAGATATAGTATAAGAGGAGAAGTAATAGCATGTGCATGCTTGACAGTTCAGGACaacttcttttctgttctttgaaTGTGTGACACATGTAGGGATTTTTCAGAAAAGAGACTGGTTGAAGAAAGAAGTTAAGAGGGTAACAAGTAGGCGGCTAGAAAGCTTGCAGCAGTTGATCTTTTAAGGAGACTAAAAAAGAGGAAAATCTTTTGGATTCTGCAAGAAAAATACGGAAGAAAAGGgatacagtagaaactcttttaattaatactgGATTATTTgataaactctcttaaataatatttctGGTCGGTCCCGAGTTGGGGACAACGTGCTAAATTAATAATTCgttaaaattataagataatacattTTTGATTATCTATGTAGACCCCATcttaaatataaattaataatacaTTATATATACTCAATACATTAATGATTTACgaagactttttgaaaaatgatttaattgtctTCAATTTTTTGCTAAAATCTCAATATTGCATTGAATATCATCTCTCAATTATCTTATCATTGTAAGAATTTTGGTGTTGTTTTCTCATAGCTTATCAAGAAATTATTCAATGATTGTCGCTTTAATAGCCTCGTTTCGTGAAAGGGGATCTACTGTATAACTTTCATCTTCTTATTCCACATCTTTATCAGTTCCTATAATGCTCTCGACTATTTCTTCATCAGTCAACAATTGTGTTCTTCCGGATATTTTTGGACATCTTCGACATTCATTGAATTGCGATAGCCCAACTTCTTGATCAAAATTTGCAAGTCTCCAGTGATTTCACTGTCTGTATGTTCATCTAAATTGTCTACACTTGTGTTATATGTTGATCGAAGGTTATAATGACGAAAGAAGTTTGCAAGTGTACTTGTACGAACGTCGATAATCCATGCTGAAATTGCAAGATTCATTGCATCTAACACATTTATTTTTTCTGGATTTGACGACCCTAATTCATAGCCTTCCAAAAGACCTCTATAAAATTGACGATGATAATGCGTTTTAAAAGCTCGTATAATCCCTGCGTCACAGGGTTGAATTTCTAAAGTTGTCTTTGGtggcaaaaaaaaatcaacattttgcAGTCCTTCAATAGTTTTTGGATGAGAAGGGTAATTTTCCACAATCAGGAGAACTTTTCTTGCAGCCatcaatatataaattaataattattaatttatcggtcAATTAATATCTCATAcagagcttttggttggtaacctagcaacaagctgggcaccaactcctctttgaatagcaacgcctaatctataaaaaataaaacttcCTAAGCCACTACTAGCGTCATTGCTCATCAAACAATTCCGTAGACGTTTGAAAAAAACAAGAGTATCTTCCCCAAGTTCCCCTAAAGTAGAGAAATCCAGAATACCCAAACCATACCCATGTGCAGCACACTTGTCCAAATAATTGGCCCGTTTACGAGAAACATCACTCGAAATGGCCTTCCTAGGGGAAAAGGAACGGACACCCTCACCAGTGAATGGAGAGACacatgtgacatccatacaaacatctttccCATTTTTCCCAGttaatatctcgcttaattaataaattttgatggtcccgacaacattaatttatagagtttctaatGTAATTTGTTTTGTAATAGTCATTGATAGTATCAAGGATTAAAGAGGAATAAAAAGGAAGGGACAAATAGGCAAAACTGCTTTAGGAGTCTCCGACAAATCCCAGTCTGCTGATCAGTACCTACACGTAAATAAAAATACAATTCATTAGATCAAAAGCTATTGCAtgtaaagaaaactaataatagatAAAAGATAGAGATGGATAGTGATGAAAAAGGTAAAGGAATCAAATATCAAAAGGTTGAGGGTGATGAATTTGGAAGATGAAAGAGAGCGAGTCAACTCCGAGTTTTTATCGAGTTTTTATCTTTGTCCTATGTTTGATTTGGTGGAAGAGATTTCATGTTGATCCTAGTCTTAACTCATATAAACATAAATCATTTCTATTGCAAATACAAATCAAAAAGAAACACTAAACTAACCttttaaaacataaaaaagaaaaacactttATATATCCATCCAATCTTTCCAAATCCTATAAACCCTAAGATCAGTTCTTATGGACTgaacaaacttcaagtttgttgatttttctcccactatggactcaacaaatatgaaaaatggatgtacaaaccaacaaatttgttggtttgttgagtgataTGGAACATGTAGCGCGCGCTTGATGGAAGGTCGGGCGAGCTTGGAACCAACGCTGGCGCTTGAGCCAAAAACGCTGGCGCTTGTCCTTGCATCGCCCGTTCTTATTTCATGCGTCAGCGTCCTTCCTTAAAGCGCTGCGTTCTTCATATGAGCGCCAACGGCTCCTTCCATTTGTTGCTCCTTTTTGTTTCCCTATAAATTCAGTTCATCTCCagacttaaaactcacaccttcttcatcactacctcaaaattacacaatttcataccatctctaatttttctttttcttttttttcaaacaaaactattcatatcaacTCAATCTACTAGAAAAAATCCCATCTTTATAAATTTCATTTCTAACAAACATGGCATCCTCACAACAACGATCACACCAACAAACACCACAACGAATACCAgaacaaacacaacaacaatcacaaTAAGAAACACAACAAAATACACCGCAATCACAACCAAGAAACACAAGAATTCGTGGTgtcaagtatacgatggatgaagacgagtTACTTTGTagaaattatgtattatatacattGGATGAAATCAATGGtgtttatcaagaaaaaaaaaccttttatGATAATATTTGACAAAAAATTTGTGAAGAAACAGGTAACCATAGACGTGATGCTGATGGGTTGTCTTATCGTTTTCACGCGATTTCAGCAGCCGTTAGTGAATATGTAGCTTTGATCACTCAAATTTGGCACAACAGAAGAAGTGGTGAAGGCGAACCAgatgtggaacgaagatgtcgAAAGAGTGGCAAAGATACCATAAATTAagcttccaacatgaaacttgtttcaccattttgagggtgcttaacaagtttaatccatacttgctagaaggtaatcaagtgcctgcaagatcaccacatggtccaatctCGCAGGATTTTCAGAATTGAGGGTATGCTTCCTCACCTGATGGAACTCCAAGTAGTCAGGAATAACACAACAATAATCTAGACGTTAACACCAACGTCAAGAGAATAAGAGGATGGGGACAGAAAGATGCAAAAGTAGCGAGAAACGCAGCCCAACGATAATTGTAAGGAGGTTCAAGCGAGTACAATGTATGTTGATCACAAGGAATTCGAGATGCAGACAGAAGCAGATAGAGCCAGGGACCGTGACGTT
This DNA window, taken from Papaver somniferum cultivar HN1 chromosome 3, ASM357369v1, whole genome shotgun sequence, encodes the following:
- the LOC113359047 gene encoding uncharacterized protein LOC113359047, whose translation is MQTDQENQHAIVIEENQVVVLNASQQEEANEVAEGEGKNVEQDLLGNRLADTTTQMESQISIGCNNQGMLQVNISRGRDKDNSYLRHGKRLRMDQGESSNRGKSSSQPLENFTQYPTNILKYTAIHNIREENQSGEILGEKIDRNLLRNYLDMSGFDVSFDDYNAQNIDPANFHQSGAFKGHIEALISQYEQNQTIQNSSNQHEIYTSNTHVIIDDPNCTPNLYPPYQGTISEQNYARRFKEKAPSAADQEGSKASREDSSMEG
- the LOC113359048 gene encoding tigger transposable element-derived protein 1-like; this translates as MAARKVLLIVENYPSHPKTIEGLQNVDFFLPPKTTLEIQPCDAGIIRAFKTHYHRQFYRGLLEGYELGSSNPEKINVLDAMNLAISAWIIDVRTSTLANFFRHYNLRSTYNTSVDNLDEHTDSEITGDLQILIKKLGYRNSMNVEDVQKYPEEHNC